In Chiroxiphia lanceolata isolate bChiLan1 chromosome 9, bChiLan1.pri, whole genome shotgun sequence, one DNA window encodes the following:
- the RGSL1 gene encoding regulator of G-protein signaling protein-like isoform X4, whose amino-acid sequence MAVWNTPPEHSRMMTAAAIASTDMGLLLRDDVFVDFFNTFLNLPVFGQTPIYISGTGQWDLWPGLSSHLDPSPTALLAWLEKHRLPHFCKSSLCLHLVLCQKLLGFIRSGEAAELLNWQSADQWLLEKCISGSQGMRHFRAFVQGTAGEELTDFWLTTERLLGLDESDTSQRDLYLSLIHRLKASHLREGSSVITLCTTIAGSLPKAKHVQSISNRRDILRKMQEQVLFTIQSYWLPKFFTHCKMGIEEEESCQPLLQEYQERLLQADWQEPSGFLETPPKMHIKRRQGLSGPYCGQKAKTKIWALVKERRGTQEMKIPRFRVKPERQPGSARSTRELHLDKDALGSIPQQSEHPANAAFNGKGGVTPPGRPSAEQISHLEDFCEEKVLSNLPSSAPLVQLPPLKGSAKTLNFLPWALSADTCAGQPFRDFLKHQDRPMETHLLDLWHDLEEFLPVVLDSSRENNFFLRHLTGDKICKSYLEEDNIEKLPLETRTLTNLWNHLIFGEFSPWIFRAQKEICKVLCCFYEEFLAADDRTFLQFMSPGGDVPVPEMQGHTTDRSECFLLSQRINQTLKLCQALHGTRNLEGVSSEYWQLLASRDLRKGGSTQAEMELLLCSPDFQKMMSEELAVDSPSKDDELVRLLSALLAAGPEGSVGAMKLPTAAVKKRAKRHRVKQQQQERQQEEQEEEQLQELLALNKKPKSRRRVQRTTAVRHEARNIKTQKLKGEKLKTENLDTENLEAEDLEAENLEEERMQWAWDAIRELVRSFCKFQREMENDERRAEFENFLCWERRNQRENLPVSSKQSKRPVSTSRKGKARLENAVLVKRCIFDKEVIVVNFLVDDLHFYLEMDKFSRMADAVEALAACNIVSERKIAFLKKKVAVINNLFLDSDMPPKLRVNISEKERELIWRLSSKGPLTRAIYHKAKATIVPILMYFWKRFCIWKVMRSFRVYEQDRSFQASKKDMVPVSKKDMVPVSKKDRGPVSKKDRGPVSKKDRGPVSKKDRGPVSKKDRGPVSKKDRGPVSKKDRVPVSEKDKVPVSEKDKVPVSSLPTKTSSKLSKIRTPRQPRPIPIAPGFAPGKSPVLVFSLSEGLQMLMPEPQKKTEPLEEQEDADKNLEKRPSLSK is encoded by the exons ATGGCAGTTTGGAACACACCCCCGGAACACAGCAGGATGATGACCGCTG CGGCCATAGCCTCCACAGACATGGGGCTTCTGCTGAGAGATGATGTTTTTGTTGACTTTTTCAACACGTTTCTGAATCTTCCC GTTTTTGGCCAGACACCCATTTACATCAGTGGCACGGGCCAGTGGGACCTCTGGCCAGGGCTGTCGAGCCACCTG GATCCCAGCCCCACGGCTTTACTGGCTTGGTTGGAAAAGCATCGGCTGCCTCACTTCTGCAAATCCAGCCTGTGCCTCCACCTCGTCCTCTGCCAGAAGCTCCTGGGTTTCATTCGGTCGGGGGAAGCAG CAGAACTCCTGAACTGGCAAAGCGCTGACCAGTGGCTGCTGGAGAAGTGCATCAGCGGGAGCCAGGGCATGCGGCACTTCCGAGCCTTTGTCCAAGGAACAGCAG GGGAAGAATTGACCGACTTCTGGCTCACCACTGAAAGGCTCCTGGGTCTGGATGAGTCAGATACGAGTCAGAGGGACCTCTACCTGTCCTTGATCCACAGGCTGAAAGCCTCTCACCTGCGTGAAGGCTCCAGTGTCATCACCCTCTGCACGACCATCGCTG GATCACTGCCGAAAGCCAAGCACGTCCAGTCCATCAGCAATAGAAGAGACATCCTAAGAAAGATGCAGGAACAGGTCCTCTTTACGATTCAGAGTTACTGGCTCCCTAAATTCTTCACCCACTGCAAAATGGGAATAGAGGAAGAGGAATCATGCCAGCCTTTGCTGCAGGAATATCAGGAGCGTTTATTACAGGCTGACTGGCAGGAGCCCTCAGGCTTTTTGGAGACCCCCCCCAAGATGCATATCAAAAGGAGACAGGGCTTGTCAGGGCCCTACTGCGGCCAGAAGGCCAAAACAAAGATCTGGGCTCTGGTCAAGGAGAGAAGAGGCACCCAAGAAATGAAGATACCCCGTTTTCGGGTGAAACCAGAAAGGCAGCCAGGGTCAGCTAGGAGCACAAGGGAACTGCATCTGGATAAGGATGCTTTGGGATCAATTCCTCAGCAGTCAGAGCATCCTGCAAATGCTGCCTTTAATGGCAAAGGGGGAGTAACTCCTCCCGGAAGACCTAGTGCAGAGCAGATCAGTCATCTGGAAgacttctgtgaggaaaaagtCCTCTCTAACCTGCCTTCCTCTGCACCTCTTGTCCAGCTGCCACCCCTGAAAGGGTCGGCCAAGACCTTGAATTTCCTTCCCTGGGCCCTTAGTGCTGACACTTGTGCAGGACAACCCTTCAGAGACTTCTTGAAGCACCAGGACCGGCCCATGGAGACTCATCTCCTGGACCTGTGGCATGACCTGGAGGAATTTCTGCCCGTGGTGCTGGActccagcagagaaaacaacttCTTCCTCCGTCATTTGACCGGGGATAAGATATGCAAGTCCTACCTGGAAGAGGACAACATTGAGAAGCTTCCCTTGGAGACCAGGACTCTCACGAATTTGTGGAACCATCTGATATTTGGAGAATTCTCCCCCTGGATATTCAGAGCCCAGAAGGAGATTTGCAAG GTGCTCTGCTGCTTCTATGAGGAATTTCTGGCTGCTGATGATAGGACGTTCCTCCAGTTTATG TCTCCAGGTGGTGATGTCCCAGTGCCCGAGATGCAAGGCCACACTACTGACAGGAGTGAATGTTTCCTCCTGTCCCAGAGGATAAACCAGACCTTGAAGCTGTGCCAGGCCTTGCATGGCACAAGGAACTTGGAAGGTGTCTCCTCCGAGTACTGGCAATTACTTGCTTCTCGAGACCTCCGGAAAGGGGGCTCCACCCAGGCAGAGATGGAACTTCTCCTGTGCAGCCCTG ACTTCCAGAAGATGATGTCGGAGGAGCTGGCTGTGGATAGCCCAAGCAAGGATGATGAGCTTGTGCGTCTCCTAAGTGCATTACTTG CTGCTGGACCCGAGGGGAGTGTTGGAGCGATGAAGCTCCCCACTGCTGCAGTAAAGAAGCGAGCTAAAAGACACAG GGttaagcagcagcaacaggaaaggcagcaggaggagcaggaggaggagcagctgcaggagctgcttgCCTTGAACAAAAAGCCGAAGTCCAGGCGTCGTGTGCAGAGAACCACCGCTGTCCGGCACGAGGCACGGAACATCAAGACACAGAAACTCAAAGGAGAGAAACTCAAGACAGAGAACCTCGATACAGAGAACCTTGAGGCAGAAGACCTCGAGGCAGAGAACCTCGAGGAAGAGAGGATG CAGTGGGCCTGGGATGCCATTCGTGAACTCGTCAGGAGCTTCTGCAAGTTCCAGAGGGAGATGGAAAATGACGAACGCCGTGCGGAGTTTGAGAACTTTCTCTGTTGGGAACGAAGAAACCAGAGGGAAA ACTTGCCTGTGAGCTCAAAGCAGAGCAAGAGGCCCGTGAGTACTTCCCGCAAGGGCAAAGCCCGCCTGGAAAACGCGGTGCTGGTGAAACGCTGCATATTTGACAAAGAGGTCATTGTCGTCAACTTCCTCGTGGATGACCTCCACTTTTACCTGGAGATGGACAA GTTTTCTCGAATGGCTGATGCAGTGGAAGCTCTGGCAGCCTGCAACATAgtgtcagaaaggaaaattgcttttcttaaaaagaaagttGCTGTCATCAACAATCTCTTCCTAGACTCCGATATGCCCCCGAAGCTGCGG GTGAACATctctgaaaaagagagagaattgaTCTGGCGTTTATCTTCCAAGGGGCCACTGACCCGTGCCATCTACCACAAGGCCAAGGCCACCATTGTCCCCATCCTGATGTACTTCTGGAAAAG GTTCTGCATCTGGAAAGTGATGAGGAGCTTTCGGGTCTATGAGCAGGACAGGAGCTTTCAGGCCTCTAAGAAGGACATGGTGCCAGTCTCTAAGAAGGACATGGTGCCAGTCTCTAAGAAGGACAGGGGACCAGTCTCTAAGAAGGACAGGGGACCAGTCTCTAAGAAGGACAGGGGACCAGTCTCTAAGAAGGACAGGGGACCAGTCTCTAAGAAGGACAGGGGACCAGTCTCTAAGAAGGACAGGGGACCAGTCTCTAAGAAGGAC AGAGTGCCAGTCTCTGAGAAGGACAAGGTGCCAGTCTCTGAGAAGGACAAGGTGCCAGTCTCTTCGCTTCCTACGAAAACCTCCTCCAAATTATCCAAGATCCGCACTCCCCGTCAGCCAAGGCCCATTCCCATTGCTCCAGGTTTTGCTCCAG GGAAAAGCCCTGTCCTTGTCTTCTCGCTCTCAGAAGGCCTCCAGATGCTGATGCCAGAGCCCCAGAAGAAAACTGAGCCTTTGGAGGAGCAAGAAG ATGCAGATAAAAATCTTGAGAAGAGGCCCTCCCTCAGCAAGTGA
- the RGSL1 gene encoding regulator of G-protein signaling protein-like isoform X1: MAVWNTPPEHSRMMTAAAIASTDMGLLLRDDVFVDFFNTFLNLPVFGQTPIYISGTGQWDLWPGLSSHLDPSPTALLAWLEKHRLPHFCKSSLCLHLVLCQKLLGFIRSGEAAELLNWQSADQWLLEKCISGSQGMRHFRAFVQGTAGEELTDFWLTTERLLGLDESDTSQRDLYLSLIHRLKASHLREGSSVITLCTTIAGSLPKAKHVQSISNRRDILRKMQEQVLFTIQSYWLPKFFTHCKMGIEEEESCQPLLQEYQERLLQADWQEPSGFLETPPKMHIKRRQGLSGPYCGQKAKTKIWALVKERRGTQEMKIPRFRVKPERQPGSARSTRELHLDKDALGSIPQQSEHPANAAFNGKGGVTPPGRPSAEQISHLEDFCEEKVLSNLPSSAPLVQLPPLKGSAKTLNFLPWALSADTCAGQPFRDFLKHQDRPMETHLLDLWHDLEEFLPVVLDSSRENNFFLRHLTGDKICKSYLEEDNIEKLPLETRTLTNLWNHLIFGEFSPWIFRAQKEICKVLCCFYEEFLAADDRTFLQFMSPGGDVPVPEMQGHTTDRSECFLLSQRINQTLKLCQALHGTRNLEGVSSEYWQLLASRDLRKGGSTQAEMELLLCSPDFQKMMSEELAVDSPSKDDELVRLLSALLAAGPEGSVGAMKLPTAAVKKRAKRHRVKQQQQERQQEEQEEEQLQELLALNKKPKSRRRVQRTTAVRHEARNIKTQKLKGEKLKTENLDTENLEAEDLEAENLEEERMQWAWDAIRELVRSFCKFQREMENDERRAEFENFLCWERRNQRENLPVSSKQSKRPVSTSRKGKARLENAVLVKRCIFDKEVIVVNFLVDDLHFYLEMDKFSRMADAVEALAACNIVSERKIAFLKKKVAVINNLFLDSDMPPKLRVNISEKERELIWRLSSKGPLTRAIYHKAKATIVPILMYFWKRFCIWKVMRSFRVYEQDRSFQASKKDMVPVSKKDMVPVSKKDRGPVSKKDRGPVSKKDRGPVSKKDRGPVSKKDRGPVSKKDRGPVSKKDMVPVSEKDRGLVSKKDMVPVSEKDRVPVSEKDRVPVSEKDKVPVSEKDKVPVSSLPTKTSSKLSKIRTPRQPRPIPIAPGFAPGKSPVLVFSLSEGLQMLMPEPQKKTEPLEEQEDADKNLEKRPSLSK; the protein is encoded by the exons ATGGCAGTTTGGAACACACCCCCGGAACACAGCAGGATGATGACCGCTG CGGCCATAGCCTCCACAGACATGGGGCTTCTGCTGAGAGATGATGTTTTTGTTGACTTTTTCAACACGTTTCTGAATCTTCCC GTTTTTGGCCAGACACCCATTTACATCAGTGGCACGGGCCAGTGGGACCTCTGGCCAGGGCTGTCGAGCCACCTG GATCCCAGCCCCACGGCTTTACTGGCTTGGTTGGAAAAGCATCGGCTGCCTCACTTCTGCAAATCCAGCCTGTGCCTCCACCTCGTCCTCTGCCAGAAGCTCCTGGGTTTCATTCGGTCGGGGGAAGCAG CAGAACTCCTGAACTGGCAAAGCGCTGACCAGTGGCTGCTGGAGAAGTGCATCAGCGGGAGCCAGGGCATGCGGCACTTCCGAGCCTTTGTCCAAGGAACAGCAG GGGAAGAATTGACCGACTTCTGGCTCACCACTGAAAGGCTCCTGGGTCTGGATGAGTCAGATACGAGTCAGAGGGACCTCTACCTGTCCTTGATCCACAGGCTGAAAGCCTCTCACCTGCGTGAAGGCTCCAGTGTCATCACCCTCTGCACGACCATCGCTG GATCACTGCCGAAAGCCAAGCACGTCCAGTCCATCAGCAATAGAAGAGACATCCTAAGAAAGATGCAGGAACAGGTCCTCTTTACGATTCAGAGTTACTGGCTCCCTAAATTCTTCACCCACTGCAAAATGGGAATAGAGGAAGAGGAATCATGCCAGCCTTTGCTGCAGGAATATCAGGAGCGTTTATTACAGGCTGACTGGCAGGAGCCCTCAGGCTTTTTGGAGACCCCCCCCAAGATGCATATCAAAAGGAGACAGGGCTTGTCAGGGCCCTACTGCGGCCAGAAGGCCAAAACAAAGATCTGGGCTCTGGTCAAGGAGAGAAGAGGCACCCAAGAAATGAAGATACCCCGTTTTCGGGTGAAACCAGAAAGGCAGCCAGGGTCAGCTAGGAGCACAAGGGAACTGCATCTGGATAAGGATGCTTTGGGATCAATTCCTCAGCAGTCAGAGCATCCTGCAAATGCTGCCTTTAATGGCAAAGGGGGAGTAACTCCTCCCGGAAGACCTAGTGCAGAGCAGATCAGTCATCTGGAAgacttctgtgaggaaaaagtCCTCTCTAACCTGCCTTCCTCTGCACCTCTTGTCCAGCTGCCACCCCTGAAAGGGTCGGCCAAGACCTTGAATTTCCTTCCCTGGGCCCTTAGTGCTGACACTTGTGCAGGACAACCCTTCAGAGACTTCTTGAAGCACCAGGACCGGCCCATGGAGACTCATCTCCTGGACCTGTGGCATGACCTGGAGGAATTTCTGCCCGTGGTGCTGGActccagcagagaaaacaacttCTTCCTCCGTCATTTGACCGGGGATAAGATATGCAAGTCCTACCTGGAAGAGGACAACATTGAGAAGCTTCCCTTGGAGACCAGGACTCTCACGAATTTGTGGAACCATCTGATATTTGGAGAATTCTCCCCCTGGATATTCAGAGCCCAGAAGGAGATTTGCAAG GTGCTCTGCTGCTTCTATGAGGAATTTCTGGCTGCTGATGATAGGACGTTCCTCCAGTTTATG TCTCCAGGTGGTGATGTCCCAGTGCCCGAGATGCAAGGCCACACTACTGACAGGAGTGAATGTTTCCTCCTGTCCCAGAGGATAAACCAGACCTTGAAGCTGTGCCAGGCCTTGCATGGCACAAGGAACTTGGAAGGTGTCTCCTCCGAGTACTGGCAATTACTTGCTTCTCGAGACCTCCGGAAAGGGGGCTCCACCCAGGCAGAGATGGAACTTCTCCTGTGCAGCCCTG ACTTCCAGAAGATGATGTCGGAGGAGCTGGCTGTGGATAGCCCAAGCAAGGATGATGAGCTTGTGCGTCTCCTAAGTGCATTACTTG CTGCTGGACCCGAGGGGAGTGTTGGAGCGATGAAGCTCCCCACTGCTGCAGTAAAGAAGCGAGCTAAAAGACACAG GGttaagcagcagcaacaggaaaggcagcaggaggagcaggaggaggagcagctgcaggagctgcttgCCTTGAACAAAAAGCCGAAGTCCAGGCGTCGTGTGCAGAGAACCACCGCTGTCCGGCACGAGGCACGGAACATCAAGACACAGAAACTCAAAGGAGAGAAACTCAAGACAGAGAACCTCGATACAGAGAACCTTGAGGCAGAAGACCTCGAGGCAGAGAACCTCGAGGAAGAGAGGATG CAGTGGGCCTGGGATGCCATTCGTGAACTCGTCAGGAGCTTCTGCAAGTTCCAGAGGGAGATGGAAAATGACGAACGCCGTGCGGAGTTTGAGAACTTTCTCTGTTGGGAACGAAGAAACCAGAGGGAAA ACTTGCCTGTGAGCTCAAAGCAGAGCAAGAGGCCCGTGAGTACTTCCCGCAAGGGCAAAGCCCGCCTGGAAAACGCGGTGCTGGTGAAACGCTGCATATTTGACAAAGAGGTCATTGTCGTCAACTTCCTCGTGGATGACCTCCACTTTTACCTGGAGATGGACAA GTTTTCTCGAATGGCTGATGCAGTGGAAGCTCTGGCAGCCTGCAACATAgtgtcagaaaggaaaattgcttttcttaaaaagaaagttGCTGTCATCAACAATCTCTTCCTAGACTCCGATATGCCCCCGAAGCTGCGG GTGAACATctctgaaaaagagagagaattgaTCTGGCGTTTATCTTCCAAGGGGCCACTGACCCGTGCCATCTACCACAAGGCCAAGGCCACCATTGTCCCCATCCTGATGTACTTCTGGAAAAG GTTCTGCATCTGGAAAGTGATGAGGAGCTTTCGGGTCTATGAGCAGGACAGGAGCTTTCAGGCCTCTAAGAAGGACATGGTGCCAGTCTCTAAGAAGGACATGGTGCCAGTCTCTAAGAAGGACAGGGGACCAGTCTCTAAGAAGGACAGGGGACCAGTCTCTAAGAAGGACAGGGGACCAGTCTCTAAGAAGGACAGGGGACCAGTCTCTAAGAAGGACAGGGGACCAGTCTCTAAGAAGGACAGGGGACCAGTCTCTAAGAAGGACATGGTGCCAGTCTCTGAGAAGGACAGGGGACTGGTCTCTAAGAAGGACATGGTACCAGTCTCTGAGAAGGACAGAGTGCCAGTCTCTGAGAAGGACAGAGTGCCAGTCTCTGAGAAGGACAAGGTGCCAGTCTCTGAGAAGGACAAGGTGCCAGTCTCTTCGCTTCCTACGAAAACCTCCTCCAAATTATCCAAGATCCGCACTCCCCGTCAGCCAAGGCCCATTCCCATTGCTCCAGGTTTTGCTCCAG GGAAAAGCCCTGTCCTTGTCTTCTCGCTCTCAGAAGGCCTCCAGATGCTGATGCCAGAGCCCCAGAAGAAAACTGAGCCTTTGGAGGAGCAAGAAG ATGCAGATAAAAATCTTGAGAAGAGGCCCTCCCTCAGCAAGTGA
- the RGSL1 gene encoding regulator of G-protein signaling protein-like isoform X2 has translation MAVWNTPPEHSRMMTAAAIASTDMGLLLRDDVFVDFFNTFLNLPVFGQTPIYISGTGQWDLWPGLSSHLDPSPTALLAWLEKHRLPHFCKSSLCLHLVLCQKLLGFIRSGEAELLNWQSADQWLLEKCISGSQGMRHFRAFVQGTAGEELTDFWLTTERLLGLDESDTSQRDLYLSLIHRLKASHLREGSSVITLCTTIAGSLPKAKHVQSISNRRDILRKMQEQVLFTIQSYWLPKFFTHCKMGIEEEESCQPLLQEYQERLLQADWQEPSGFLETPPKMHIKRRQGLSGPYCGQKAKTKIWALVKERRGTQEMKIPRFRVKPERQPGSARSTRELHLDKDALGSIPQQSEHPANAAFNGKGGVTPPGRPSAEQISHLEDFCEEKVLSNLPSSAPLVQLPPLKGSAKTLNFLPWALSADTCAGQPFRDFLKHQDRPMETHLLDLWHDLEEFLPVVLDSSRENNFFLRHLTGDKICKSYLEEDNIEKLPLETRTLTNLWNHLIFGEFSPWIFRAQKEICKVLCCFYEEFLAADDRTFLQFMSPGGDVPVPEMQGHTTDRSECFLLSQRINQTLKLCQALHGTRNLEGVSSEYWQLLASRDLRKGGSTQAEMELLLCSPDFQKMMSEELAVDSPSKDDELVRLLSALLAAGPEGSVGAMKLPTAAVKKRAKRHRVKQQQQERQQEEQEEEQLQELLALNKKPKSRRRVQRTTAVRHEARNIKTQKLKGEKLKTENLDTENLEAEDLEAENLEEERMQWAWDAIRELVRSFCKFQREMENDERRAEFENFLCWERRNQRENLPVSSKQSKRPVSTSRKGKARLENAVLVKRCIFDKEVIVVNFLVDDLHFYLEMDKFSRMADAVEALAACNIVSERKIAFLKKKVAVINNLFLDSDMPPKLRVNISEKERELIWRLSSKGPLTRAIYHKAKATIVPILMYFWKRFCIWKVMRSFRVYEQDRSFQASKKDMVPVSKKDMVPVSKKDRGPVSKKDRGPVSKKDRGPVSKKDRGPVSKKDRGPVSKKDRGPVSKKDMVPVSEKDRGLVSKKDMVPVSEKDRVPVSEKDRVPVSEKDKVPVSEKDKVPVSSLPTKTSSKLSKIRTPRQPRPIPIAPGFAPGKSPVLVFSLSEGLQMLMPEPQKKTEPLEEQEDADKNLEKRPSLSK, from the exons ATGGCAGTTTGGAACACACCCCCGGAACACAGCAGGATGATGACCGCTG CGGCCATAGCCTCCACAGACATGGGGCTTCTGCTGAGAGATGATGTTTTTGTTGACTTTTTCAACACGTTTCTGAATCTTCCC GTTTTTGGCCAGACACCCATTTACATCAGTGGCACGGGCCAGTGGGACCTCTGGCCAGGGCTGTCGAGCCACCTG GATCCCAGCCCCACGGCTTTACTGGCTTGGTTGGAAAAGCATCGGCTGCCTCACTTCTGCAAATCCAGCCTGTGCCTCCACCTCGTCCTCTGCCAGAAGCTCCTGGGTTTCATTCGGTCGGGGGAAGCAG AACTCCTGAACTGGCAAAGCGCTGACCAGTGGCTGCTGGAGAAGTGCATCAGCGGGAGCCAGGGCATGCGGCACTTCCGAGCCTTTGTCCAAGGAACAGCAG GGGAAGAATTGACCGACTTCTGGCTCACCACTGAAAGGCTCCTGGGTCTGGATGAGTCAGATACGAGTCAGAGGGACCTCTACCTGTCCTTGATCCACAGGCTGAAAGCCTCTCACCTGCGTGAAGGCTCCAGTGTCATCACCCTCTGCACGACCATCGCTG GATCACTGCCGAAAGCCAAGCACGTCCAGTCCATCAGCAATAGAAGAGACATCCTAAGAAAGATGCAGGAACAGGTCCTCTTTACGATTCAGAGTTACTGGCTCCCTAAATTCTTCACCCACTGCAAAATGGGAATAGAGGAAGAGGAATCATGCCAGCCTTTGCTGCAGGAATATCAGGAGCGTTTATTACAGGCTGACTGGCAGGAGCCCTCAGGCTTTTTGGAGACCCCCCCCAAGATGCATATCAAAAGGAGACAGGGCTTGTCAGGGCCCTACTGCGGCCAGAAGGCCAAAACAAAGATCTGGGCTCTGGTCAAGGAGAGAAGAGGCACCCAAGAAATGAAGATACCCCGTTTTCGGGTGAAACCAGAAAGGCAGCCAGGGTCAGCTAGGAGCACAAGGGAACTGCATCTGGATAAGGATGCTTTGGGATCAATTCCTCAGCAGTCAGAGCATCCTGCAAATGCTGCCTTTAATGGCAAAGGGGGAGTAACTCCTCCCGGAAGACCTAGTGCAGAGCAGATCAGTCATCTGGAAgacttctgtgaggaaaaagtCCTCTCTAACCTGCCTTCCTCTGCACCTCTTGTCCAGCTGCCACCCCTGAAAGGGTCGGCCAAGACCTTGAATTTCCTTCCCTGGGCCCTTAGTGCTGACACTTGTGCAGGACAACCCTTCAGAGACTTCTTGAAGCACCAGGACCGGCCCATGGAGACTCATCTCCTGGACCTGTGGCATGACCTGGAGGAATTTCTGCCCGTGGTGCTGGActccagcagagaaaacaacttCTTCCTCCGTCATTTGACCGGGGATAAGATATGCAAGTCCTACCTGGAAGAGGACAACATTGAGAAGCTTCCCTTGGAGACCAGGACTCTCACGAATTTGTGGAACCATCTGATATTTGGAGAATTCTCCCCCTGGATATTCAGAGCCCAGAAGGAGATTTGCAAG GTGCTCTGCTGCTTCTATGAGGAATTTCTGGCTGCTGATGATAGGACGTTCCTCCAGTTTATG TCTCCAGGTGGTGATGTCCCAGTGCCCGAGATGCAAGGCCACACTACTGACAGGAGTGAATGTTTCCTCCTGTCCCAGAGGATAAACCAGACCTTGAAGCTGTGCCAGGCCTTGCATGGCACAAGGAACTTGGAAGGTGTCTCCTCCGAGTACTGGCAATTACTTGCTTCTCGAGACCTCCGGAAAGGGGGCTCCACCCAGGCAGAGATGGAACTTCTCCTGTGCAGCCCTG ACTTCCAGAAGATGATGTCGGAGGAGCTGGCTGTGGATAGCCCAAGCAAGGATGATGAGCTTGTGCGTCTCCTAAGTGCATTACTTG CTGCTGGACCCGAGGGGAGTGTTGGAGCGATGAAGCTCCCCACTGCTGCAGTAAAGAAGCGAGCTAAAAGACACAG GGttaagcagcagcaacaggaaaggcagcaggaggagcaggaggaggagcagctgcaggagctgcttgCCTTGAACAAAAAGCCGAAGTCCAGGCGTCGTGTGCAGAGAACCACCGCTGTCCGGCACGAGGCACGGAACATCAAGACACAGAAACTCAAAGGAGAGAAACTCAAGACAGAGAACCTCGATACAGAGAACCTTGAGGCAGAAGACCTCGAGGCAGAGAACCTCGAGGAAGAGAGGATG CAGTGGGCCTGGGATGCCATTCGTGAACTCGTCAGGAGCTTCTGCAAGTTCCAGAGGGAGATGGAAAATGACGAACGCCGTGCGGAGTTTGAGAACTTTCTCTGTTGGGAACGAAGAAACCAGAGGGAAA ACTTGCCTGTGAGCTCAAAGCAGAGCAAGAGGCCCGTGAGTACTTCCCGCAAGGGCAAAGCCCGCCTGGAAAACGCGGTGCTGGTGAAACGCTGCATATTTGACAAAGAGGTCATTGTCGTCAACTTCCTCGTGGATGACCTCCACTTTTACCTGGAGATGGACAA GTTTTCTCGAATGGCTGATGCAGTGGAAGCTCTGGCAGCCTGCAACATAgtgtcagaaaggaaaattgcttttcttaaaaagaaagttGCTGTCATCAACAATCTCTTCCTAGACTCCGATATGCCCCCGAAGCTGCGG GTGAACATctctgaaaaagagagagaattgaTCTGGCGTTTATCTTCCAAGGGGCCACTGACCCGTGCCATCTACCACAAGGCCAAGGCCACCATTGTCCCCATCCTGATGTACTTCTGGAAAAG GTTCTGCATCTGGAAAGTGATGAGGAGCTTTCGGGTCTATGAGCAGGACAGGAGCTTTCAGGCCTCTAAGAAGGACATGGTGCCAGTCTCTAAGAAGGACATGGTGCCAGTCTCTAAGAAGGACAGGGGACCAGTCTCTAAGAAGGACAGGGGACCAGTCTCTAAGAAGGACAGGGGACCAGTCTCTAAGAAGGACAGGGGACCAGTCTCTAAGAAGGACAGGGGACCAGTCTCTAAGAAGGACAGGGGACCAGTCTCTAAGAAGGACATGGTGCCAGTCTCTGAGAAGGACAGGGGACTGGTCTCTAAGAAGGACATGGTACCAGTCTCTGAGAAGGACAGAGTGCCAGTCTCTGAGAAGGACAGAGTGCCAGTCTCTGAGAAGGACAAGGTGCCAGTCTCTGAGAAGGACAAGGTGCCAGTCTCTTCGCTTCCTACGAAAACCTCCTCCAAATTATCCAAGATCCGCACTCCCCGTCAGCCAAGGCCCATTCCCATTGCTCCAGGTTTTGCTCCAG GGAAAAGCCCTGTCCTTGTCTTCTCGCTCTCAGAAGGCCTCCAGATGCTGATGCCAGAGCCCCAGAAGAAAACTGAGCCTTTGGAGGAGCAAGAAG ATGCAGATAAAAATCTTGAGAAGAGGCCCTCCCTCAGCAAGTGA